From the Periophthalmus magnuspinnatus isolate fPerMag1 chromosome 1, fPerMag1.2.pri, whole genome shotgun sequence genome, one window contains:
- the mtif2 gene encoding translation initiation factor IF-2, mitochondrial, with protein SYTLVPSRTLSYPLVPSCTHRFEQHRAREVVAYRQHLDEQQRLGEEQKTIAANQEAHLQQYRLQRAELAHLSWRQRKSALYQKNKEAFASRPRERDTDQSTPRLGVVVKGDVDGSVETLLNVLDSYDAQHQCELNLIHFGTGDISETDVSLAHTFSGSVYGFNVSVARSVQQVALQKGVPLRLHSVIYKLIEELKQELSQKLPPETLQTVLGEASVLAVFEVSVGKRKVPVAGCRVQRGVLDKRHHFRVLRGALVLWEGSLSALKHHKDDVSSVKSGMDCGLSADGDVDFKPGDMVQCYEEVQSPQTCSWNPPGF; from the exons TCGTACACCCTTGTACCCTCTCGTACCCTCTCGTACCCTCTTGTACCCTCTTGTACCCACCGGTTTGAGCAGCACAGGGCGCGGGAGGTGGTGGCGTACAGGCAGCACCTGGATGAGCAGCAGCGTCTGGGGGAGGAGCAAAAGACCAtcgcagccaatcaggaggctCACCTACAGCAGTACCGCCTCCAGAGGGCGGAGCTAGCACACCTGAGCTGGAGGCAGCGGAAGAGCGCCCTCTATCAGAAAAACAAGGAAGCGTTTGCCTCCCGACCACGAGAACGAGACACGGATCAAAGCACGCCACGTCTCGGAGTCGTCGTCAAAG GAGACGTGGACGGCTCAGTGGAGACCCTCCTGAACGTCCTGGACTCGTACGACGCTCAACATCAGTGTGAACTCAACCTCATCCACTTTGGAACCGGAGACATCTCAGAGACCGACGTCAGCCTGGCACACACCTTCtcag GTTCTGTTTACGGCTTTAACGTGTCTGTGGCGCGCTCGGTGCAGCAGGTGGCGCTGCAGAAGGGCGTGCCTCTCAGACTGCACTCTGTCATCTACAAACTCATCGAAGAACTGAAGCAGGAACTGAGCCAAAAACTGCCCCCAGAGACTCTCCAGACAGTCCTAG GAGAGGCCAGTGTTCTCGCGGTTTTTGAGGTCTCTGTGGGGAAAAGGAAAGTCCCTGTGGCCGGTTGTAGAGTCCAGAGAGGAGTCCTGGACAAACGACACCACTTCAGAGTCCTGAGGGGGGCACTAGTCCTGTGGGAGG GGTCCCTATCTGCTCTGAAGCACCATAAGGACGATGTGTCTTCGGTGAAGTCGGGGATGGACTGTGGACTGTCTGCTGACGGAGATGTGGATTTTAAGCCCGGAGACATGGTCCAGTGCTATGAGGAAGTCCAGagtccacagacctgctcctggaaCCCGCCGGGATTCTAA
- the LOC129456210 gene encoding uncharacterized protein LOC129456210 — MHLSIILLLGLPLAEGWWVGLEQLTYEEARAACFHGDLATFSTNQELSELLRTNQELRTALTYHSAAFFWIGLEKPKNLCVVPDLDQRGFRFVDGRMDSELSTWREEPRDTCTNVRCGAVALGSGSWGLVSQSCRNKNHFICGPPDSKSRPGTGPSPGPPEQESTPSYSTVSDPIRGQTGPGPRPGPRPGPRPGPRPGPRPGPSPGPSPGPSPGPSPGPSPGPETWSGAVDHKLSSEPEQTGPSLRLDPSLASESDQSPDQSPDQDPGPGPCPLPQVPRSRALSLDDSEPDKVSVECWSGEVLLLQCVQGIWTWTGPDPSPDPSPDPSGRWGLALNRSKSPLGDPEVVGCSDCGPGLRFRGGQCEDIDECVLSPAPCAHGCVNTHGSFTCTPVPYTHALMHALIAVAAVTLAVLAAVTICCCLRRKRRDQKPDQDLTQDLNQTEA, encoded by the exons ATGCACCTGTCCATCATCCTTCTCCTTGGCCTCCCATTGGCTGAAGGCTGGTGGGTGGGGCTAGAGCAGCTGACCTATGAAGAGGCCCGAGCCGCCTGTTTCCACGGTGACCTGGCCACCTTCTCCACCAATCAGGAGCTGAGTGAGCTGCTACGGACCAATCAGGAGCTGAGGACGGCTCTGACCTATCACAGTGCAGCGTTCTTCTGGATCGGACTTGAGAAACCCAAAAATCTGTGTGTGGTCCCGGATCTGGACCAGAGGGGGTTCAG ATTTGTCGACGGGAGGATGGACTCCGAGCTGAGCACCTGGAGGGAGGAGCCTCGAGACACCTGCACCAACGTCAG GTGTGGAGCTGTGGCTCTGGGCTCTGGGTCCTGGGGTCTGGTTTCCCAGAGCTGCAGAAACAAGAACCACTTCATCTGTGGACCTCCAGATTCCAAGTCCAGACCCGGGACCGGGCCAAGTCCTGGGCCACCAGAACAAGAGTCTACACCGTCATATTCGACTGTTTCAGACCCAATCAGAGGCCAGACCGGACCTGGTCCCAGACCTGGTCCCAGACCTGGTCCCAGACCTGGTCCCAGACCTGGTCCCAGACctggtcccagtcctggtcccagtcctggtcccagtcctggtcccagtcctggtcccagtcctggtcctgagACCTGGTCTGGGGCTGTGGACCACAAACTGTCCTCAG AACCAGAGCAAACTGGACCCAGTCTGAGACTTGATCCATCTCTGGCCTCTGAGTCGGATCAGAGTCCGGACCAGAGTCCGGACCAAGACCCTGGTCCTGGTCCCTGTCCCCTCCCTCAGGTCCCCAGGTCTCGTGCTCTGTCTTTGGACGACTCGGAGCCGGACAAAGTCTCTGTGGAATGTTGGTCTGGAGAAGTTCTTCTACTACAGTGTGTCCAGGGAATATGGACCTGGACCGGACCAG ATCCAAGTCCAGACCCGAGTCCAGACCCGTCGGGCCGTTGGGGTCTGGCTCTGAACCGGTCCAAGTCTCCGCTCGGGGACCCGGAGGTCGTGGGGTGCTCGGACTGTGGCCCCGGTCTCAGGTTCAGGGGGGGTCAGTGTGAAGACATCGACGAGTGcgtgctaagccccgccccctgtgcGCACGGCTGCGTGAACACTCACGGCTCCTTCACGTGCACGCCTGTGCCATACACACATGCCCTCATGCACGCGCTCATCGCTGTTGCCGCAGTAACGCTGGCTGTGCTTGCCGCCGTAACCATCTGCTGCTGCCTCCGAAGGAAGAGACGGGACCAGAAACCGGACCAGGATCTGACCCAGGATCTGAACCAGACCGAGGCCTGA